Proteins from a genomic interval of Paenibacillus sp. RC334:
- a CDS encoding NAD-dependent malic enzyme gives MAFNSLILRLELIHSKINFGEVASTISRAGGDITSIDVIRPGQDSSVRDITVHVAEIAETALIESLKSLAGIQLINVSDRTFLAHLGGKISVQPNLPIKNRDDLSRVYTPGVARVCTSIHENPKKAYSLTIKRNTVAVVTDGTAVLGLGDIGPHAAAPVMEGKAMLFKQLAGVDAFPICLDTKDTEEIIRTIKAISPIFGGINLEDISSPRCFEIEARLAEELDIPVFHDDQHGTAVVVIAGLLNALKVVGKRIENVRVVVNGIGAAGVSICKMLLAAGVSRLVPVDRDGAIVQGGTYPYPMWQWLADQPQVEPESGTLKEVIRDADVFIGVSRGNLLNASDVQGMAVDSIVFAMANPEPEIAPEQAIPHVRVFATGRSDYPNQINNVLVFPGIFRGALDCRARHINEPMKLAAARAIASVVSERELNEQYIIPSIFNEQVVTQVRKAVIEAAILTGTARRIPPDFR, from the coding sequence GTGGCCTTTAATAGTCTGATTCTTCGATTGGAGCTCATTCATTCCAAAATAAACTTCGGTGAGGTCGCATCAACGATCAGCCGTGCTGGAGGAGACATTACTTCCATTGATGTTATTCGCCCCGGACAGGATTCTTCTGTTCGCGACATCACTGTCCACGTTGCTGAAATAGCGGAGACTGCGCTCATCGAATCACTCAAGTCGTTAGCAGGCATTCAACTCATTAACGTTTCTGACCGCACGTTTCTCGCGCACCTGGGGGGTAAAATATCAGTCCAACCCAATTTGCCGATCAAAAATCGGGATGATCTGTCACGGGTATATACGCCGGGAGTGGCCCGGGTCTGTACGTCCATTCATGAAAATCCGAAAAAAGCGTACTCCCTGACCATCAAACGAAACACCGTCGCGGTTGTAACCGATGGTACTGCAGTTCTGGGGCTTGGTGACATCGGCCCACATGCGGCTGCACCTGTGATGGAGGGCAAGGCGATGCTATTCAAACAGCTTGCCGGAGTCGATGCATTCCCCATTTGTCTGGACACGAAGGATACGGAGGAAATCATTCGTACGATTAAGGCGATCAGCCCGATTTTCGGGGGAATTAATTTAGAGGATATCAGTTCTCCACGCTGTTTCGAGATCGAAGCCCGCCTGGCAGAAGAATTGGATATTCCCGTCTTTCACGATGACCAGCACGGCACGGCGGTTGTGGTGATTGCAGGCCTGCTGAATGCATTGAAGGTCGTTGGGAAGCGGATCGAAAATGTTCGGGTCGTTGTGAACGGAATAGGGGCCGCAGGCGTGTCGATATGCAAAATGCTGCTGGCCGCAGGGGTGAGCCGACTGGTTCCGGTAGATCGGGATGGAGCCATCGTACAAGGCGGCACCTATCCCTATCCTATGTGGCAATGGCTAGCGGATCAGCCGCAAGTAGAGCCCGAGTCAGGCACCTTAAAGGAGGTCATTCGGGATGCGGATGTGTTCATTGGTGTGTCACGTGGCAATCTGCTGAATGCCTCAGATGTACAGGGGATGGCGGTGGACAGTATTGTTTTTGCCATGGCTAATCCAGAGCCGGAGATTGCGCCTGAGCAAGCTATCCCGCATGTTCGTGTATTTGCCACGGGTCGCAGCGACTATCCCAACCAGATTAACAATGTGCTTGTGTTTCCGGGCATCTTCAGGGGAGCGCTCGATTGCCGGGCGCGTCACATCAACGAGCCGATGAAATTGGCCGCCGCCCGCGCGATTGCTTCTGTCGTAAGTGAACGGGAGTTAAACGAGCAATACATTATTCCAAGCATCTTCAACGAACAGGTCGTTACCCAGGTGAGGAAGGCCGTAATTGAAGCGGCTATTCTGACGGGAACGGCTCGGCGTATTCCACCGGATTTCAGATAG
- a CDS encoding AraC family transcriptional regulator, whose translation MNGSLFEPRLCDGDYIPRFFAYYYKQWHDYTMPYHDHHSTEIMYMISGLCRVDVKTGEKAGESITLRKGEFIMLDADVSHRLVVEGEQPCRMLNVEFGFTEGVRVGPSIRQMAGEEHEVTAFMSRPFPYLVLSDPEEVYYTLKSLVLELDQRKEHPGAMAELLFMQLLVRIARLREETERSDTQQTDVYIKRCIEFLHLNYDQDILVKDMAAAVNLHPGYLHRIFKKHTGQTLTAYLTMLRMDKARMLLQQTDIPIHEIADYVGVGSRQYFHMLFKKHTGKTPVEYRSAVERHVWNYAEDEEG comes from the coding sequence ATGAACGGAAGTCTGTTTGAGCCACGGCTGTGTGACGGGGATTATATTCCCCGTTTTTTTGCTTACTATTACAAGCAGTGGCACGATTACACCATGCCGTATCACGATCATCATTCTACCGAAATTATGTACATGATCTCCGGCCTGTGCCGGGTGGATGTAAAGACAGGAGAGAAAGCGGGAGAAAGCATCACGCTGCGTAAAGGGGAGTTTATTATGCTGGACGCGGATGTGTCGCACCGACTGGTCGTAGAAGGAGAGCAGCCGTGCCGGATGCTGAATGTGGAGTTCGGTTTTACGGAAGGGGTGCGAGTAGGTCCGTCTATCCGACAAATGGCAGGGGAAGAGCACGAGGTCACAGCCTTCATGTCGCGTCCATTCCCTTATCTGGTACTGTCTGACCCGGAAGAGGTGTATTATACGCTGAAAAGCCTCGTGCTGGAGCTGGATCAACGAAAAGAACATCCAGGCGCAATGGCTGAACTGCTGTTTATGCAATTGCTCGTGCGAATTGCGCGTTTGCGTGAGGAAACGGAACGTAGTGACACGCAGCAAACGGATGTCTACATTAAACGATGTATCGAATTTCTTCATCTCAACTATGACCAGGATATTCTGGTTAAGGATATGGCAGCGGCGGTGAATCTGCACCCAGGGTATTTGCATCGCATTTTCAAAAAACATACCGGACAAACACTCACCGCTTATTTGACCATGCTGCGAATGGACAAGGCCCGAATGCTGCTCCAGCAAACGGACATTCCCATTCACGAAATTGCCGATTATGTAGGCGTGGGCAGCAGGCAATATTTCCATATGCTCTTCAAAAAGCACACAGGCAAGACACCTGTCGAATACCGCTCTGCCGTGGAACGCCATGTGTGGAACTATGCGGAGGATGAAGAGGGATGA
- a CDS encoding alpha-glucosidase/alpha-galactosidase, whose amino-acid sequence MSFKVAFIGAGSIGFTRGILRDLLTVPEFNEIEVAFTDINQHNLDMVTELCQRDIRENGLSIQIQSSTDRKVALKDAKYVICTIRVGGLEGFATDVDIPLKYGVDQCVGDTLCAGGIMYGQRGIAEMLEICKDIRELSAPDVLLLNYSNPMAMITWACNKYSGVRTIGLCHGVQHGHHQIAEVYGLEKQDVDIVCAGINHQTWYIQASHEGKDLTAGLLEAFEKHPEYSRTEKVRIDMLRRFGYYSTESNGHLSEYVPWYRKRPDEILDWIDLGSWINGETGGYLRVCTEGRNWFETDFPNWMKEDPLVYKAENRGEEHGSYIIEGLETGRVYRGHFNVVNNGVISNLPDDAIIEAPGYVDRNGISMPHVGELPLGPAAVCNVSISVQRLAVEAAVHGDDKLLRQAFMMDPLVGAVCNPKEIWQMVDEMLVAQEAWLPQYGAAIAEARQRLAAGDLIPTRAYEGAARLKVKTIEEMQLDREAANKNAGESDKGKEREKV is encoded by the coding sequence GTGTCATTTAAAGTAGCTTTTATTGGAGCGGGGAGCATCGGTTTTACCCGTGGAATTTTGCGAGATCTGTTGACGGTGCCGGAATTTAACGAGATTGAAGTGGCTTTTACGGACATTAATCAGCACAATCTGGATATGGTCACTGAGCTGTGCCAGCGGGATATTCGGGAGAACGGTTTGTCTATTCAAATACAGTCCTCCACGGACCGGAAAGTGGCTTTGAAGGATGCCAAATATGTGATTTGTACGATCCGGGTTGGCGGGCTGGAAGGGTTTGCGACCGATGTAGACATTCCGCTGAAATATGGCGTGGATCAATGCGTGGGCGATACGCTGTGTGCAGGAGGTATTATGTACGGGCAGCGTGGTATTGCGGAAATGCTGGAGATCTGCAAGGATATTCGCGAGCTAAGCGCACCAGATGTGCTGCTGCTGAACTACTCGAACCCGATGGCGATGATTACCTGGGCCTGCAACAAGTACAGCGGTGTACGTACGATTGGGTTGTGTCACGGTGTACAGCATGGACATCACCAAATTGCTGAAGTATATGGCTTGGAGAAGCAGGATGTGGACATTGTGTGTGCCGGAATCAATCACCAGACGTGGTACATTCAGGCGTCACATGAAGGCAAGGATCTGACAGCTGGACTGCTGGAGGCTTTTGAAAAGCATCCCGAATATAGCCGCACCGAAAAGGTACGGATCGACATGCTTCGTCGCTTTGGCTATTACAGCACCGAATCGAACGGTCATTTAAGTGAGTATGTTCCCTGGTACCGGAAGCGTCCGGATGAAATTCTCGACTGGATTGATCTGGGAAGCTGGATTAATGGAGAAACGGGAGGCTATCTGCGTGTATGTACGGAAGGACGCAACTGGTTTGAAACAGATTTTCCAAACTGGATGAAGGAAGACCCATTGGTGTATAAGGCAGAGAATCGTGGTGAGGAGCATGGCTCCTACATTATCGAAGGACTGGAAACAGGACGTGTATACCGGGGGCATTTTAATGTCGTCAACAACGGAGTGATTTCCAATCTGCCGGATGATGCGATTATTGAGGCGCCCGGATATGTGGATCGTAACGGCATTTCCATGCCTCATGTGGGTGAACTGCCGCTCGGCCCTGCGGCTGTCTGCAATGTTAGCATTTCAGTGCAGCGTTTGGCGGTTGAAGCTGCCGTACATGGGGACGACAAGCTGTTGCGGCAGGCGTTCATGATGGACCCACTGGTGGGTGCGGTATGTAATCCGAAGGAAATCTGGCAAATGGTCGATGAAATGCTGGTAGCGCAGGAAGCGTGGCTTCCACAATACGGAGCGGCAATTGCCGAGGCGCGTCAACGTTTAGCTGCGGGCGATCTGATCCCAACTCGTGCGTATGAGGGAGCGGCAAGGCTTAAGGTCAAGACGATTGAGGAAATGCAGCTGGATCGGGAGGCGGCCAACAAAAATGCGGGCGAATCCGACAAAGGCAAGGAACGCGAAAAGGTGTAG